One window from the genome of Nomascus leucogenys isolate Asia chromosome 12, Asia_NLE_v1, whole genome shotgun sequence encodes:
- the COL9A2 gene encoding collagen alpha-2(IX) chain isoform X1, which translates to MAAAAASPRSLLVLLQVLVLALAQISGPPGERGPPGPPGPPGPPGVPGSDGIDGDKGPPGKAGPPGPKGEPGKAGPDGPDGKPGIDGLTGAKGEPGPMGIPGVKGQPGLPGPPGLPGPGFAGPPGPPGPVGLPGEIGIRGPKGDPGPDGPSGPPGPPGKPGRPGTIQGLEGSADFLCPTNCPAGMKGPPGLQGVKGHAGKRGVLGDPGRQGKPGPKGDVGASGEQGIPGPPGPQGIRGYPGMAGPKGEMGPHGYKGMVGAVGATGPPGEEGPRGPPGRAGEKGDVGSPGIRGPQGITGPKGATGPPGINGKDGTPGTPGMKGSAGQAGRPGSPGHQGLAGVPGQPGTKGGPGDQGEPGPQGLPGFSGPPGKEGEPGPRGEIGPQGIMGQKGDQGERGPVGQPGPQGRQGPKGEQGPPGIPGPQGLPGVKGDKGSPGKTGPRGGVGDRGVAGLPGEKGEKGESGEPGPKGQQGVRGEPGYPGPSGDAGAPGVQGYPGPPGPRGLAGNRGVPGQPGRQGVAGRDATDQHIVDVALKMLQEQLAEVAVSAKREALGAVGMMGPPGPPGPPGYPGKQGPHGHPGPRGVPGIVGAVGQIGNTGPKGKRGEKGDPGEVGRGHPGMPGPPGIPGLPGQPGQAINGKDGDRGSPGAPGEAGRPGLPGPVGLPGFCEPAACLGASAYASARLTEPGSIKGP; encoded by the exons AGCGGTCCACCGGGAGAGCGGGGCCCCCCGGGGCCACCGGGACCGCCGGGACCGCCGGGAGTGCCTGGATCCGACGGCATCGAC GGTGACAAGGGGCCCCCTGGAAAAGCTGGCCCTCCG GGACCCAAGGGTGAGCCTGGCAAAGCCGGGCCAGATGGGCCAGACGGGAAGCCCGGGATTGAT GGTTTAACTGGAGCCAAGGGGGAGCCTGGCCCCATGGGGATCCCTGGAGTCAAG GGCCAGCCTGGTCTTCCTGGTCCTCCTGGCCTTCCA gGCCCTGGTTTTGCTGGACCTCCT GGGCCGCCTGGACCTGTCGGCCTCCCTGGTGAGATTGGAATCCGAGGCCCCAAG GGGGACCCTGGACCAGATGGACCATCGGGGCCCCCAGGACCCCCTGGGAAACCT GGTCGCCCAGGAACCATCCAGGGTCTGGAAGGCAGTGCGGATTTCCTG tgtccAACCAACTGTCCAGCCGGGATGAAAGGTCCCCCAGGTCTGCAGGGAGTGAAG ggGCATGCGGGCAAACGCGGGGTTCTGGGTGATCCTGGCCGCCAGGGGAAGCCG GGTCCCAAGGGAGATGTGGGTGCCTCTGGAGAGCAAGGCATCCCTGGACCACCG GGTCCCCAGGGCATCAGGGGCTACCCGGGCATGGCAGGGCCCAAGGGAGAGATG GGCCCTCATGGATATAAAGGCATGGTGGGCGCCGTCGGTGCCACTGGGCCACCG GGTGAGGAAGGTCCTAGGGGACCGCCAGGCCGAGCTGGGGAGAAGGGTGACGTG GGCAGCCCAGGTATTCGTGGACCCCAGGGGATCACAGGCCCGAAAGGAGCAACG GGCCCCCCAGGCATCAACGGCAAGGATGGGACCCCAGGCACGCCTGGCATGAAG GGCAGTGCAGGACAGGCGGGACGGCCAGGAAGTCCAGGCCACCAGGGCCTAGCG GGTGTGCCAGGCCAGCCTGGGACAAAAGGAGGCCCTGGAGACCAG GGTGAGCCGGGCCCGCAGGGCCTTCCTGGATTCTCTGGTCCCCCTGGGAAAGAG GGAGAGCCAGGGCCTCGAGGAGAAATTGGTCCCCAGGGCATCATGGGACAGAAG GGTGACCAAGGGGAGAGGGGTCCAGTGGGGCAGCCAGGCCCTCAGGGAAGGCAG GGCCCTAAGGGAGAGCAGGGCCCCCCTGGAATTCCAGGGCCCCAAGGCTTGCCAGGCGTCAAAGGAGACAAG GGCTCCCCAGGGAAGACCGGGCCTCGAGGCGGAGTG GGTGACCGGGGGGTGGCCGGCCTCCCCGGAGAGAAAGGCGAGAAG GGCGAGTCCGGCGAGCCTGGGCCCAAGGGACAG CAAGGAGTACGTGGAGAACCCGGCTACCCTGGCCCCAGCGGGGATGCGGGCGCCCCAGGGGTTCAGGGCTACCCTGGTCCCCCGGGCCCTCGAGGACTGGCCGGGAACCGAGGCGTGCCAggacagcctgggagacagggcgtGGCG GGCCGGGATGCCACTGACCAGCACATCGTGGATGTGGCGCTGAAGATGCTGCAAG agcAACTGGCAGAGGTCGCCGTGAGTGCCAAGCGGGAAGCCCTGGGTGCGGTGGGCATGATGGGTCCCCCAGGACCTCCTGGGCCCCCTGGGTACCCAGGCAAGCAGGGACCCCATGGGCACCCTGGCCCTCGGGGCGTTCCTGGCATCGTGGGAGCCGTGGGTCAGATCGGCAACACGGGACCCAAGG GAAAACGTGGAGAGAAGGGTGATCCAGGAGAAGTGGGACGGGGACACCCCGGGATGCCTGGGCCCCCAGGGATCCCAG GACTccctggccagcctggccaggcaATCAATGGCAAGGATGGAGATCGAGGGTCCCCAGGGGCTCCAGGAGAGGCAGGTCGACCTGGTCTTCCAGGCCCTGTGGGGCTGCCAGGCTTCTGTGAACCTGCAGCCTGCCTTGGAGCTTCGGCCTATGCCTCTGCCCGCCTTACAGAGCCCGGATCCATCAAGGGGCCTTGA
- the COL9A2 gene encoding collagen alpha-2(IX) chain isoform X2, producing the protein MPRVSDPLRHPDHQLSAPQGPPGPVGLPGEIGIRGPKGDPGPDGPSGPPGPPGKPGRPGTIQGLEGSADFLCPTNCPAGMKGPPGLQGVKGHAGKRGVLGDPGRQGKPGPKGDVGASGEQGIPGPPGPQGIRGYPGMAGPKGEMGPHGYKGMVGAVGATGPPGEEGPRGPPGRAGEKGDVGSPGIRGPQGITGPKGATGPPGINGKDGTPGTPGMKGSAGQAGRPGSPGHQGLAGVPGQPGTKGGPGDQGEPGPQGLPGFSGPPGKEGEPGPRGEIGPQGIMGQKGDQGERGPVGQPGPQGRQGPKGEQGPPGIPGPQGLPGVKGDKGSPGKTGPRGGVGDRGVAGLPGEKGEKGESGEPGPKGQQGVRGEPGYPGPSGDAGAPGVQGYPGPPGPRGLAGNRGVPGQPGRQGVAGRDATDQHIVDVALKMLQEQLAEVAVSAKREALGAVGMMGPPGPPGPPGYPGKQGPHGHPGPRGVPGIVGAVGQIGNTGPKGKRGEKGDPGEVGRGHPGMPGPPGIPGLPGQPGQAINGKDGDRGSPGAPGEAGRPGLPGPVGLPGFCEPAACLGASAYASARLTEPGSIKGP; encoded by the exons ATGCCCAGGGTATCTGACCCTCTGAGGCATCCTGACCATCAACTCTCTGCTCCCCAGGGGCCGCCTGGACCTGTCGGCCTCCCTGGTGAGATTGGAATCCGAGGCCCCAAG GGGGACCCTGGACCAGATGGACCATCGGGGCCCCCAGGACCCCCTGGGAAACCT GGTCGCCCAGGAACCATCCAGGGTCTGGAAGGCAGTGCGGATTTCCTG tgtccAACCAACTGTCCAGCCGGGATGAAAGGTCCCCCAGGTCTGCAGGGAGTGAAG ggGCATGCGGGCAAACGCGGGGTTCTGGGTGATCCTGGCCGCCAGGGGAAGCCG GGTCCCAAGGGAGATGTGGGTGCCTCTGGAGAGCAAGGCATCCCTGGACCACCG GGTCCCCAGGGCATCAGGGGCTACCCGGGCATGGCAGGGCCCAAGGGAGAGATG GGCCCTCATGGATATAAAGGCATGGTGGGCGCCGTCGGTGCCACTGGGCCACCG GGTGAGGAAGGTCCTAGGGGACCGCCAGGCCGAGCTGGGGAGAAGGGTGACGTG GGCAGCCCAGGTATTCGTGGACCCCAGGGGATCACAGGCCCGAAAGGAGCAACG GGCCCCCCAGGCATCAACGGCAAGGATGGGACCCCAGGCACGCCTGGCATGAAG GGCAGTGCAGGACAGGCGGGACGGCCAGGAAGTCCAGGCCACCAGGGCCTAGCG GGTGTGCCAGGCCAGCCTGGGACAAAAGGAGGCCCTGGAGACCAG GGTGAGCCGGGCCCGCAGGGCCTTCCTGGATTCTCTGGTCCCCCTGGGAAAGAG GGAGAGCCAGGGCCTCGAGGAGAAATTGGTCCCCAGGGCATCATGGGACAGAAG GGTGACCAAGGGGAGAGGGGTCCAGTGGGGCAGCCAGGCCCTCAGGGAAGGCAG GGCCCTAAGGGAGAGCAGGGCCCCCCTGGAATTCCAGGGCCCCAAGGCTTGCCAGGCGTCAAAGGAGACAAG GGCTCCCCAGGGAAGACCGGGCCTCGAGGCGGAGTG GGTGACCGGGGGGTGGCCGGCCTCCCCGGAGAGAAAGGCGAGAAG GGCGAGTCCGGCGAGCCTGGGCCCAAGGGACAG CAAGGAGTACGTGGAGAACCCGGCTACCCTGGCCCCAGCGGGGATGCGGGCGCCCCAGGGGTTCAGGGCTACCCTGGTCCCCCGGGCCCTCGAGGACTGGCCGGGAACCGAGGCGTGCCAggacagcctgggagacagggcgtGGCG GGCCGGGATGCCACTGACCAGCACATCGTGGATGTGGCGCTGAAGATGCTGCAAG agcAACTGGCAGAGGTCGCCGTGAGTGCCAAGCGGGAAGCCCTGGGTGCGGTGGGCATGATGGGTCCCCCAGGACCTCCTGGGCCCCCTGGGTACCCAGGCAAGCAGGGACCCCATGGGCACCCTGGCCCTCGGGGCGTTCCTGGCATCGTGGGAGCCGTGGGTCAGATCGGCAACACGGGACCCAAGG GAAAACGTGGAGAGAAGGGTGATCCAGGAGAAGTGGGACGGGGACACCCCGGGATGCCTGGGCCCCCAGGGATCCCAG GACTccctggccagcctggccaggcaATCAATGGCAAGGATGGAGATCGAGGGTCCCCAGGGGCTCCAGGAGAGGCAGGTCGACCTGGTCTTCCAGGCCCTGTGGGGCTGCCAGGCTTCTGTGAACCTGCAGCCTGCCTTGGAGCTTCGGCCTATGCCTCTGCCCGCCTTACAGAGCCCGGATCCATCAAGGGGCCTTGA